From the Amycolatopsis thermoflava N1165 genome, one window contains:
- a CDS encoding enoyl-CoA hydratase/isomerase family protein produces the protein MRLHTLPFPVIAALNGDAMGWGFELALAADARIGERGDHRYGLIEVRLGIVPGAGGLTRMARLAGTGRALLHGLSARPVPPAEAHELGLIDELADDAVAAALAHAHRIAAMPRTAVAMAKRLVHRGADLPLRAALDQEADCAYGAKLGADSAPALAAYLRVSPAARRDWLEAGPHFA, from the coding sequence CTGCGACTGCACACCCTTCCCTTTCCCGTGATCGCCGCCCTCAACGGGGACGCGATGGGATGGGGGTTCGAGCTGGCACTGGCCGCCGACGCCCGCATCGGCGAACGCGGCGACCACCGGTACGGGCTGATCGAAGTACGCCTGGGCATCGTGCCGGGGGCCGGCGGCCTCACCCGCATGGCCCGCCTCGCTGGAACCGGCCGGGCGCTGTTGCACGGTCTGTCGGCACGACCGGTCCCGCCCGCCGAGGCACACGAACTGGGGCTGATCGACGAACTCGCCGACGACGCCGTCGCCGCCGCCTTGGCTCACGCGCACCGCATCGCGGCCATGCCGCGAACGGCCGTGGCGATGGCCAAGAGACTGGTGCACCGCGGTGCGGACCTGCCCCTGCGCGCCGCACTCGACCAGGAGGCGGACTGCGCGTACGGCGCGAAACTGGGCGCAGACTCGGCGCCCGCCCTCGCGGCGTACCTCCGAGTCTCCCCAGCGGCCAGGAGGGACTGGCTCGAGGCCGGTCCCCACTTCGCCTGA
- a CDS encoding cation transporter, translating into MSENAGRRFELPLRTAPPHARDGGCTDGCCTSAETSPVDADRRAVLSRRVRLLVAGTITYNVVEAVVAISAGTVASSTALVGFGLDSVVEVASAAAVAWQFSGRDPEARERAALKVIAVSFFALAVYVTVESVRSLLGAESAGHSPAGIVLAGVSLVVMPVLSYAQRRAGRELGSASAVADSKQTLLCTYLSGVLLVGLLLNLLFGWWWADPVVGLVIAAVAVKEGREAWRGEHCC; encoded by the coding sequence ATGAGCGAGAACGCTGGCCGGCGGTTCGAGCTGCCGCTGAGGACCGCACCGCCCCATGCGCGGGACGGCGGTTGCACGGACGGTTGCTGCACGTCCGCGGAGACTTCGCCGGTCGATGCGGACCGCCGGGCGGTGCTGTCGCGGCGGGTGCGGCTGCTGGTCGCCGGGACGATCACATACAACGTCGTCGAGGCAGTCGTGGCGATCTCGGCGGGGACGGTCGCGTCGTCGACCGCGTTGGTGGGGTTCGGGCTGGACTCGGTGGTCGAGGTCGCCTCGGCAGCCGCGGTGGCCTGGCAGTTTTCCGGCAGGGATCCCGAGGCTCGTGAGCGGGCGGCGTTGAAGGTGATCGCGGTGTCGTTTTTCGCGCTGGCGGTCTATGTCACGGTCGAATCCGTCCGCAGCCTGCTGGGGGCGGAATCCGCTGGGCATTCCCCGGCCGGGATTGTGCTGGCCGGGGTGTCGCTGGTGGTCATGCCGGTGTTGTCCTATGCGCAGCGGCGTGCCGGGCGGGAGCTGGGGTCGGCCAGTGCGGTCGCGGATTCGAAGCAGACCCTGCTGTGCACGTACTTGTCCGGCGTGCTGCTGGTCGGGCTGTTGCTGAACTTGCTGTTCGGCTGGTGGTGGGCCGACCCGGTGGTCGGGCTGGTGATTGCCGCTGTCGCGGTCAAGGAAGGCCGCGAAGCCTGGCGCGGCGAGCACTGCTGCTGA
- a CDS encoding ArsR/SmtB family transcription factor, with translation MLTCETRESALARLGRALADPTRCRILVALLDGVSYPGRLAAQLGLTRSNVSNHLACLRGCGLVVATYEGRQVRYALADAHLARALGELVQVVLAVDTAQRCVDDEPVAATEAADTVDDSVEVV, from the coding sequence ATGCTGACGTGTGAGACGCGGGAGTCGGCGCTGGCTCGGTTGGGGCGGGCGTTGGCTGACCCGACCCGCTGCCGGATCCTGGTCGCGCTGCTGGACGGGGTGAGCTACCCGGGCCGGTTGGCTGCTCAGCTCGGGCTGACCCGCTCGAATGTGTCGAATCATCTGGCGTGTCTGCGGGGCTGTGGGCTGGTGGTGGCGACCTATGAGGGGCGCCAGGTTCGTTATGCCCTGGCGGATGCGCATCTGGCTCGTGCGCTGGGCGAGTTGGTGCAGGTGGTGCTCGCGGTGGACACCGCGCAGCGCTGTGTCGACGACGAGCCGGTCGCCGCGACGGAAGCGGCGGACACCGTGGACGACTCGGTGGAAGTGGTCTGA
- a CDS encoding helix-turn-helix domain-containing protein: MAAKQDIWRPTDLLAAFRRVGFNPSLSKVAALWGNTPVTVRLDDLDRICQALQCTVADLLEAEPVADQQGGQKTHRVAAAGDERGPVRPVARIDGLRRRRPPN, translated from the coding sequence GTGGCGGCCAAGCAGGACATCTGGCGGCCGACCGATCTGCTGGCCGCGTTCCGGCGGGTGGGTTTCAACCCCTCGTTGAGCAAGGTCGCGGCGCTGTGGGGAAACACGCCGGTCACTGTCCGGCTGGATGACCTCGACCGGATCTGCCAGGCCCTGCAGTGCACGGTGGCTGACCTCCTCGAGGCCGAGCCGGTGGCCGACCAACAGGGTGGGCAAAAAACACACCGGGTCGCGGCCGCCGGGGACGAGCGGGGGCCGGTGCGGCCGGTGGCCCGCATCGACGGGCTACGGCGACGTCGTCCCCCGAACTGA
- a CDS encoding tyrosine-type recombinase/integrase has protein sequence MQRASRLYLPGPVTELYPHLLHHACATHNYERGMTLWEVQKLLGHEWTTTTVRYLATAQADPEQACREAAGRAAQRLVRDAGSLRLSGICGGWRPSRTSGGRPICWPRSGGWVSTPR, from the coding sequence TTGCAGAGGGCTTCGCGCCTGTATCTGCCGGGCCCGGTTACTGAGCTGTATCCGCACCTGCTGCATCATGCGTGCGCGACACACAACTACGAGCGGGGGATGACGTTGTGGGAGGTGCAGAAACTGTTGGGACATGAGTGGACCACCACGACGGTCCGGTATCTCGCGACCGCGCAGGCGGATCCGGAACAGGCGTGTCGGGAAGCAGCCGGGCGGGCGGCGCAGCGGCTGGTACGGGATGCGGGGAGCCTTCGATTAAGTGGAATCTGCGGTGGGTGGCGGCCAAGCAGGACATCTGGCGGCCGACCGATCTGCTGGCCGCGTTCCGGCGGGTGGGTTTCAACCCCTCGTTGA
- a CDS encoding site-specific integrase: MIELCDHYETVPWRLQPKQLDRYFAGPGKRARATVRAKITKIDDYFAFLEQRYAGEISRLFGAVVESPVDPFNRPRHRGDFGLRVPPSQKAMTRFFAQWRDALPGARKEAVACRDYVMAKIAYVSGVRATELCGARISDVHWESGQWGRLLVEGKGARGSGPRQREAFLFEQSRELL, encoded by the coding sequence GTGATCGAGCTGTGCGATCACTACGAGACGGTGCCCTGGCGGCTGCAGCCGAAGCAGCTGGACCGCTATTTCGCCGGGCCGGGCAAGCGGGCGCGGGCGACGGTGCGCGCGAAGATCACCAAGATCGACGACTACTTCGCGTTCTTGGAGCAGCGGTACGCCGGTGAGATCAGCCGGTTGTTCGGTGCGGTGGTGGAGTCCCCGGTCGATCCGTTCAACCGGCCGCGCCATCGTGGGGACTTCGGCCTGCGGGTGCCGCCATCGCAGAAGGCGATGACCCGGTTTTTCGCCCAGTGGCGCGACGCGCTGCCGGGCGCGCGAAAGGAGGCCGTCGCGTGCCGGGACTATGTGATGGCCAAGATCGCCTACGTGTCCGGAGTTCGGGCGACAGAGCTGTGCGGGGCGCGGATCTCGGATGTGCACTGGGAGTCCGGGCAATGGGGCCGGTTACTGGTGGAAGGTAAGGGTGCTCGCGGATCGGGGCCGCGGCAGCGCGAGGCGTTCCTGTTCGAGCAGAGCCGCGAGCTGCTGTGA
- a CDS encoding HEPN domain-containing protein has protein sequence MALLWLRGIHAQHDDDFPPTVDGSAALSTLVAADISRPTQVLTDEQAEAVCEVYEMLGNPGVRQDRLLQVALRRFVFAGSKAQPEDRLLDLVICCEALFLKRHGIDGPRKGRLAAANAARLLADDPLLNVGRKRVGRFVEDAYLLRNAEVHGDHAVRRSMALLRGATTEDLARFVEDLRLVVGRALRLVLSELSRPAAAAGAVR, from the coding sequence GTGGCTCTGTTGTGGCTACGCGGGATCCATGCCCAGCATGACGACGACTTCCCACCGACAGTGGACGGCAGTGCCGCACTGTCGACCTTGGTTGCGGCCGACATCAGCCGGCCGACCCAGGTGCTCACCGACGAGCAGGCCGAGGCTGTATGCGAGGTGTACGAGATGCTCGGGAATCCAGGAGTTCGACAGGACCGGTTGTTGCAGGTGGCGTTGCGTCGATTCGTGTTCGCCGGTTCCAAGGCCCAGCCAGAGGACCGGCTCCTCGACCTCGTCATCTGCTGCGAGGCCCTGTTCCTCAAGCGACACGGGATTGATGGGCCGCGGAAGGGCCGCCTCGCGGCTGCGAACGCTGCGCGGTTGCTGGCAGACGACCCGCTGCTGAACGTGGGGCGCAAGCGGGTAGGGCGGTTCGTCGAGGATGCCTACCTGTTGCGGAACGCGGAAGTTCACGGCGACCACGCCGTCCGCCGATCGATGGCACTCCTCCGTGGTGCAACCACCGAAGACCTCGCTCGGTTCGTTGAGGACCTGAGGCTCGTGGTCGGCCGGGCGCTTCGCCTGGTGCTGAGCGAGCTGTCGCGCCCAGCCGCGGCAGCCGGGGCGGTCCGATGA
- a CDS encoding acyl-CoA dehydrogenase family protein, which translates to MVSYELPAPSPRAVELRDAMARFMRERVLPAEARYHAERAAAGPDDHTVPPVVEELKEQARAGGLWNLFLPAESGLTQLEYAPIAELSGWSLELAPEATNCQAPDTGNMELLHLLGTQEQKREWLEPLLAGKIRSAFAMTEPDVASSDATNIATRIERDGDSYVINGRKWWTSGAMDPRCAVFILMGKTDPTAPAHRQQTMVLVPRDTPGITVVRDYPVFGHHDQHGHAEVRFTDVRVPVTNVIGGEGGGFAAAQARLGPGRIHHCMRALGAAERALAMLVQRAKGRVAFGAPLAEQGVVRQQIAESRLEIEQARLLCHRASHVIDVEGNKAARDLVAMAKVAVPRVATRVIDRAIQVHGGAGVTDTTPLAAMYAWHRAMRLFDGPDEVHLNAIAKSELRHEPEFQCDNSKSVSHLAGFL; encoded by the coding sequence ATGGTCAGCTACGAGCTGCCCGCTCCCTCGCCCCGCGCGGTCGAGCTGCGTGACGCGATGGCGCGATTCATGCGGGAGCGGGTACTGCCCGCGGAGGCGCGCTACCACGCCGAGCGGGCGGCCGCCGGCCCGGATGACCACACGGTGCCTCCGGTGGTCGAGGAGTTGAAGGAGCAGGCGCGGGCCGGGGGCCTTTGGAACCTGTTCCTGCCTGCCGAGTCGGGGCTGACGCAGCTGGAGTACGCCCCGATCGCCGAGCTGTCCGGGTGGAGCCTCGAGCTCGCGCCGGAGGCGACCAACTGCCAGGCCCCCGACACCGGCAACATGGAACTGCTGCACCTGCTCGGCACGCAGGAGCAGAAGCGCGAGTGGCTGGAACCGTTGCTGGCCGGGAAGATCCGCTCCGCCTTCGCGATGACCGAACCGGACGTGGCCAGCAGCGACGCCACCAACATCGCCACCAGGATCGAGCGCGATGGCGACTCGTACGTCATCAACGGCCGCAAGTGGTGGACCAGCGGCGCGATGGACCCGCGCTGTGCGGTGTTCATCCTGATGGGCAAGACCGACCCCACTGCGCCGGCCCACCGGCAGCAGACCATGGTCCTGGTTCCCCGCGACACGCCGGGCATCACCGTGGTGCGCGACTACCCGGTGTTCGGCCACCACGACCAGCACGGCCACGCCGAGGTCCGCTTCACCGACGTCCGGGTTCCGGTCACCAACGTAATCGGCGGTGAGGGCGGCGGGTTCGCCGCCGCGCAGGCCCGGCTCGGCCCCGGACGCATCCACCACTGCATGCGAGCCCTGGGCGCGGCCGAACGCGCGCTGGCCATGTTGGTGCAGCGCGCCAAGGGCCGGGTGGCCTTCGGCGCGCCACTGGCCGAGCAAGGCGTCGTGCGGCAGCAGATCGCCGAGTCCCGGCTGGAGATCGAGCAGGCGCGGCTGTTGTGTCACCGGGCCTCGCACGTCATTGACGTCGAGGGCAACAAGGCCGCGCGCGACCTGGTCGCGATGGCGAAGGTGGCGGTCCCCCGCGTGGCGACGCGCGTGATCGACCGCGCGATCCAGGTCCATGGCGGCGCCGGCGTCACGGACACGACACCGCTGGCCGCCATGTACGCCTGGCACCGCGCGATGCGCCTGTTCGACGGCCCCGACGAGGTCCACCTCAACGCCATCGCGAAGTCCGAGCTCCGACATGAGCCGGAGTTCCAGTGCGACAACTCTAAGAGCGTGTCTCATTTGGCGGGTTTCTTATAG
- a CDS encoding helix-turn-helix domain-containing protein, with the protein MPRSQDSEERELLGERLRTARRDAGLTLREAARALGVSAGTWSAVENGRTRLSAARLDAAAHLFGTTADNLRGAPAAPPRGHWRDFPPLRLAAPLTGALEAFVELGYHGATIRDVAHRAGLSVAGVYHHWPAKQDLLVALMDLTMDDLRERCRAARAEGDGPVERFTGLIECLALYHTHRRELGFIGASEMRSVEEPQRTRIAEARREVQRMVDDEVVEGCRRGLMTTPLPREAARAVVTMCTALPQWWSPKGGYSPEVVARQYVGFARDLVRLAS; encoded by the coding sequence TTGCCGCGATCACAGGACAGCGAGGAGCGCGAGCTGCTCGGGGAACGTCTGCGCACCGCACGACGGGACGCCGGTCTCACCCTGCGGGAGGCCGCGCGAGCGCTCGGCGTGAGCGCGGGGACGTGGAGCGCTGTAGAGAACGGGCGCACCCGCCTTTCCGCGGCACGACTCGACGCGGCGGCGCACCTGTTCGGCACCACGGCGGACAATCTGCGGGGCGCACCGGCGGCGCCGCCGCGCGGTCACTGGCGCGATTTCCCGCCGCTGCGCCTCGCGGCACCGCTGACCGGCGCGCTCGAGGCGTTCGTGGAACTCGGCTACCACGGCGCCACGATCCGGGACGTCGCACATCGCGCGGGCCTGTCGGTGGCGGGAGTCTACCACCACTGGCCGGCCAAGCAGGACCTGCTCGTGGCGTTGATGGACCTCACGATGGACGACCTGCGGGAGCGGTGCAGGGCGGCCCGCGCCGAGGGCGACGGCCCGGTCGAGCGCTTCACCGGCCTGATCGAGTGCCTCGCGCTGTACCACACGCACCGCCGTGAGCTGGGGTTCATCGGGGCAAGCGAGATGCGCAGCGTCGAGGAGCCGCAACGAACGCGGATCGCCGAGGCCCGGCGGGAGGTGCAGCGGATGGTCGACGACGAAGTCGTCGAGGGGTGCCGCCGCGGCTTGATGACCACGCCACTGCCACGCGAAGCCGCGCGCGCGGTCGTCACGATGTGCACCGCGTTGCCGCAGTGGTGGTCCCCGAAGGGCGGGTACTCCCCCGAGGTCGTCGCGCGCCAGTACGTCGGGTTCGCGCGGGACCTGGTGCGCCTCGCCAGTTGA
- a CDS encoding phosphotransferase family protein — MLTGPLRAELLPGGRSNLTYLLTDGHKRWVLRRPPLGHVLATAHDMDREYRVLGALHPTEVPVPRPIVSGGPDVIGAFFYVMDFADGEVLRDRTQLQTVNATALAGQLVDVLARLHCLVPAAVGLADLGRPAGYLERQVRRWGKQLAASRSRDVPGLDELGHRLGKRLPAHQRGAIVHGDYRLDNVVVGGDGTITAVLDWEMATLGDPLTDLASMLVWWDGISGLDSPVAAVPGDVPGFPPGSTLVEHYARATGHDLTDLAWYLGFAYYKIAVIFEGIHYRAQQGLTVGEGFDRLGALVPDLVERGHGALTTPTSR; from the coding sequence ATGCTCACCGGGCCCCTGCGTGCCGAGCTGCTCCCGGGCGGTCGGTCCAACCTGACCTACCTGCTCACCGACGGGCACAAGCGCTGGGTGCTGCGCCGCCCGCCGCTCGGGCACGTCCTGGCCACCGCCCACGACATGGACCGCGAGTACCGCGTGCTCGGCGCCCTGCACCCGACCGAGGTCCCGGTGCCCCGCCCGATCGTGAGCGGTGGCCCCGACGTCATCGGCGCGTTCTTTTACGTCATGGACTTCGCCGACGGCGAAGTCCTGCGCGACCGCACCCAGCTGCAGACGGTCAACGCGACGGCGCTCGCCGGGCAGCTCGTCGACGTGCTCGCGCGCCTGCACTGCCTCGTTCCTGCCGCCGTCGGGCTCGCCGACCTCGGGCGCCCCGCCGGCTACCTGGAGCGGCAGGTCCGTCGCTGGGGCAAGCAGCTCGCCGCATCCCGCAGCCGCGACGTGCCCGGACTCGACGAACTCGGACACCGCCTGGGGAAGCGGCTGCCCGCGCACCAGCGGGGGGCGATCGTCCACGGCGACTACCGGCTGGACAACGTCGTCGTCGGCGGAGACGGCACGATCACCGCCGTCCTGGATTGGGAGATGGCCACACTCGGGGACCCGCTGACCGACCTGGCGTCCATGCTCGTCTGGTGGGACGGGATCAGCGGTCTCGACAGCCCGGTCGCCGCCGTGCCCGGTGACGTCCCGGGGTTCCCGCCCGGCAGCACGCTCGTCGAACATTACGCGCGAGCCACCGGCCACGACCTGACCGATCTCGCCTGGTACCTGGGTTTCGCTTACTACAAGATCGCCGTGATCTTCGAAGGCATCCACTACCGCGCCCAGCAGGGTCTCACCGTCGGCGAGGGCTTCGACCGGCTCGGCGCCCTGGTCCCCGATCTCGTCGAGCGCGGGCACGGCGCTCTCACCACTCCGACCTCCCGCTGA
- a CDS encoding SDR family oxidoreductase, whose amino-acid sequence MSTLAGKTLLMSGGSRGIGLAIALRAARDGANVVMLAKTAQPHPRLPGTVHNAVAEVEQAGGAALAVVGDVRKDDDAHRAVDAAVDRFGGIDIVVNNASALDLRGTREIAMKSYDLMQDINARGTFLLSKLAIPHLERSAHAHILTLSPPLDLRPKWAGSYLAYTMSKYGMSLVTLGLAEELREAGIAANSLWPRTTIATAAVANLLGGDEALERARTPEIMADAAHAILVRDPRFCTGNFFLDDEVLADEGVTDFGRYRAGSGDEPLEADLFLDPVEVR is encoded by the coding sequence ATGAGCACACTGGCCGGCAAGACCCTGCTGATGTCGGGCGGCAGCCGCGGCATCGGGCTCGCGATAGCCCTGCGAGCCGCCCGCGACGGCGCGAACGTCGTCATGCTCGCGAAGACCGCCCAACCCCATCCGCGGCTGCCGGGGACCGTCCACAACGCGGTCGCCGAAGTCGAGCAGGCCGGGGGAGCGGCACTCGCCGTCGTCGGCGACGTGCGCAAGGATGACGACGCCCACCGCGCCGTGGACGCCGCGGTCGACCGGTTCGGCGGCATCGACATCGTCGTCAACAACGCTAGCGCCCTTGACCTGCGCGGCACCCGCGAGATCGCGATGAAGAGCTACGACCTCATGCAGGACATCAACGCGCGCGGCACGTTCTTGCTCAGCAAGCTCGCGATCCCGCACCTGGAGCGCAGTGCGCACGCCCACATCCTCACCCTGTCCCCGCCGCTGGATCTGCGGCCCAAGTGGGCCGGCTCCTACCTCGCCTACACGATGTCCAAGTACGGCATGAGCCTGGTGACCCTGGGCCTTGCGGAGGAACTGCGGGAAGCGGGCATCGCCGCGAACTCGCTGTGGCCGCGCACCACGATCGCCACCGCCGCCGTGGCCAACCTCCTCGGCGGCGACGAGGCGCTCGAACGCGCTCGCACCCCGGAGATCATGGCCGACGCCGCGCACGCGATCCTCGTCCGCGATCCCCGCTTCTGCACCGGGAACTTCTTCCTCGACGACGAGGTGCTCGCCGACGAGGGTGTCACCGACTTCGGCCGCTACCGCGCAGGCAGCGGCGACGAGCCGCTGGAGGCCGACCTGTTCCTCGACCCGGTGGAGGTCCGGTGA
- a CDS encoding enoyl-CoA hydratase/isomerase family protein: MNPVAYDFHDNVARIRLCDGARGNPINQTTVDALARAARRARADDAHVVVLSAEGRAFSFGGDVAAFAEPGDTEQRIDDLAETLHRAVSDLHRMNAVVVSVVHGVAAGAGLSLAAAADLVLAGESARFTLAYTKIGFSPDGGSTLLPASLGLHRSLRLALLNPVLTAHEAREAGLVAEVFGDDQLTDGVEAVVHQLRTGSRAAQVATKRLLRETATPGAEAALRRETLSIRTRAASPDGREGVAAFLGKRAPRFPGTAMSP, encoded by the coding sequence GTGAACCCCGTCGCCTACGACTTCCACGACAACGTTGCCCGCATCCGCCTGTGCGACGGCGCACGCGGCAACCCGATCAACCAGACCACAGTGGACGCCCTCGCACGGGCGGCCCGCCGGGCCCGCGCGGACGACGCACATGTGGTCGTCCTGTCCGCCGAGGGCCGCGCGTTCAGCTTCGGCGGCGACGTGGCCGCCTTCGCCGAGCCCGGCGACACCGAGCAGCGCATCGATGACCTCGCCGAGACGCTGCACCGCGCCGTCAGCGACCTGCACCGGATGAACGCCGTGGTCGTCTCGGTGGTGCACGGCGTGGCCGCCGGCGCGGGATTGTCGCTGGCGGCTGCGGCCGACCTCGTCCTCGCCGGGGAGTCGGCCCGCTTCACCCTCGCCTACACCAAGATCGGCTTCTCCCCGGACGGCGGCAGCACCCTGCTGCCCGCCTCGCTCGGACTGCACCGGTCGCTGCGGCTGGCACTGCTCAACCCGGTCCTCACCGCGCACGAAGCCCGCGAGGCCGGGCTCGTCGCGGAGGTGTTCGGCGACGACCAGCTCACCGACGGCGTCGAAGCCGTCGTGCACCAGCTGCGGACCGGTTCCCGCGCCGCGCAGGTCGCGACGAAACGGCTGCTGCGCGAGACCGCCACCCCGGGCGCGGAAGCAGCACTGCGCCGGGAGACATTGTCGATCCGTACCCGCGCCGCCAGCCCCGACGGTCGCGAAGGCGTGGCCGCTTTCCTGGGCAAACGGGCGCCGCGGTTTCCCGGGACAGCAATGTCCCCCTAA
- a CDS encoding IS5 family transposase (programmed frameshift), which produces MIEKLVPDSLWQRVEPLLPPRPVRRSRYPGRLPVDDRAALAGIVFVLKTGISWRELPREVFGCSGVTCWRRLRAWTEAGVFDAVHKLLLDQLRALDRLDLDVAVVDGSHVRALKGGKPTGPSPVDRARLGSKHHVITDGNGIPLVVSVTGGNRHDSTQLIPLVEALPVIRGKRGRPRQRPRWLYGDRGYDYDHHRKTLRDKGIVPRIARKNTAHGSGLGKIRWVVERMFAWLHQFKRLRIRWERRADIHLGLMHLACVLICYRKLPTSL; this is translated from the exons GTGATTGAGAAGTTGGTTCCCGACAGTCTGTGGCAGCGGGTGGAGCCGTTGCTGCCGCCGAGGCCTGTGCGGCGGAGTCGGTATCCGGGTCGGTTGCCGGTGGATGACCGGGCGGCGTTGGCGGGGATCGTGTTCGTGCTCAAGACCGGGATCTCGTGGCGGGAGCTGCCGCGTGAGGTGTTCGGCTGCTCCGGGGTGACCTGTTGGCGTCGGTTGCGGGCCTGGACCGAGGCCGGGGTGTTCGACGCGGTGCACAAGCTCTTGCTTGACCAGCTGCGAGCGCTGGATCGGCTCGATCTGGATGTGGCGGTGGTGGATGGGTCGCATGTACGGGCGTTGAAAGGGGGGAAGC CGACGGGCCCCTCGCCCGTCGATCGGGCTCGGCTCGGTTCCAAGCACCATGTGATCACCGACGGCAACGGTATTCCGCTCGTGGTGTCTGTTACTGGTGGCAACCGGCACGACAGCACGCAGCTCATACCGCTGGTCGAGGCGCTTCCAGTGATCCGCGGGAAACGCGGCCGGCCTCGTCAGCGCCCGCGCTGGCTCTACGGCGACCGCGGCTATGACTACGACCATCACCGCAAGACCCTGCGAGACAAGGGCATCGTCCCGCGAATCGCTCGCAAGAACACCGCTCACGGCTCCGGTCTCGGCAAGATCAGATGGGTAGTTGAGCGGATGTTCGCCTGGCTGCACCAGTTCAAGCGTTTACGGATCCGCTGGGAACGCCGAGCCGACATCCACCTTGGCCTCATGCACCTGGCCTGCGTCCTCATCTGCTACCGCAAGCTGCCGACTTCATTATGA
- a CDS encoding PEP-utilizing enzyme produces MSGKLNEVGTGINLFVAGEVRGTARWFYDTADVLSIDDDDLDDTIAFVNKGGMTFLSPILPDLRAIVCTAGSRESHLAILCRESDVPCVLAAELSTTVADGDTVVLDLADADAARVAVAAGVVTA; encoded by the coding sequence ATGAGCGGGAAGCTGAACGAGGTCGGGACGGGGATCAACCTCTTCGTCGCCGGGGAGGTGCGTGGTACCGCCCGGTGGTTCTACGACACGGCCGACGTGCTGTCGATCGACGACGACGATCTCGACGACACGATCGCGTTCGTCAACAAGGGCGGCATGACGTTCCTGTCGCCGATCCTGCCCGACCTGCGGGCCATCGTCTGCACTGCGGGAAGCCGTGAGTCGCACCTGGCGATCTTGTGCCGCGAGTCCGACGTGCCGTGCGTCCTCGCGGCCGAGCTGAGCACCACGGTGGCCGACGGGGACACCGTGGTGCTCGACCTCGCCGACGCCGACGCCGCCCGCGTGGCCGTGGCCGCCGGGGTGGTGACGGCATGA